One Aphidius gifuensis isolate YNYX2018 linkage group LG3, ASM1490517v1, whole genome shotgun sequence DNA window includes the following coding sequences:
- the LOC122851737 gene encoding adenosylhomocysteinase-like 1 isoform X3: protein MADSNGPQTLSSQKESTNNVTDTPVTDPASSTKESKSGALKKSTRYRSRSLSASSNDSYSSASYTGSSSEEDDVSPREKIQKTDKGFTDFCVRNINQYAFGRREIEIAEQEMPGIMALRKRAADDMPLKNAKIVGCTHINAQTAVLIETLIELGAQIRWAACNIYSTQNEVAAALAHAGYPIFAWRGETEEDFWWCIDKCIAAENWQPNMILDDGGDATHLMLKKYNTMFKMIQGIVEESVTGVHRLYQLSKAGKLTVPAMNVNDSVTKTKFDNLYSCRESIIDSLKRSTDVMFGGKQVVICGYGEVGKGCCQALKGLGCIVYITEIDPICALQASMDGFRVMKLNEVIRNVDIVVTATGNKNVVTREHMDKMKNGCVVCNMGHSNTEIDINSLRTPDLTWEKVRSQVDHVIWPDGKRIVLLAEGRLVNLSCSSIPSFVVSITAATQALALIELFNAPSGRYKSDVYLLPKKMDEYVASLHLPTFDAHLTELTDEQAKYMGLNKAGPFKPNYYRY from the exons ATGGCTGACAGCAATGGTCCACAAACATTATCATCGCAAAAAGAGTCAACAAACAATGTGACTGATACACCGGTTACTGATCCAGCATCATCAACAAAG gaatCGAAATCAGgagctttaaaaaaatcaactcgTTATAGAAGTCGTTCATTATCAGCAAGCAGCAATGATAGTTACAGTTCTG CATCTTATACAGGAAGCTCATCAGAAGAAGATGATGTATCACCAcgtgaaaaaatacaaaaaacagaTAAAGGATTTACTGATTTTTGTGTAAGAAATATTAATCAGTATGCATTTGGAAGAAGAGAAATTGAAATTGCTGAACAAGAAATGCCTGGTATAATGGCATTACGTAAACGAGCAGCAGATGATATg ccattgaaaaatgcaaaaatagtTGGCTGTACACATATAAATGCACAAACAGCAGTGTTAATTGAAACACTGATTGAACTTGGTGCACAAATAAGATGGGCAGcatgtaatatttattcaactcaaAATGAAGTTGCTGCTGCATTGGCACATGCTGGTTATCCAATATTTGCATGGCGTGGTGAAACTGAAGAAGATTTTTGGTGGTGTATTGATAAATGTATTGCTGCTGAAAATTGGCAACCAAATATGATacttgatgatggtggtgatgcAACTCATCTTatgcttaaaaaatataatacaatgtTTAAAATGATACAAg gtATTGTTGAAGAGAGTGTTACTGGTGTACATAGactttatcaattatcaaaagCTGGTAAATTAACTGTACCAGCAATGAATGTTAATGATTCagtaacaaaaacaaaatttgataatttatatagttGTCGTGAAAGTATTATTGATAGTTTAAAAAGATCAACAGATGTTATGTTTGGTGGTAAACAAGTTGTTATTTGTGGATATGGTGAAGTTGGTAAAGGATGTTGTCAAGCACTTAAAGGACTTGGTTGTATTGTATACATAACTGAAATTGATCCAATATGTGCACTTCAAGCAag tatgGATGGTTTTCGTGTAATGAAACTCAATGAAGTTATACGAAATGTTGATATTGTTGTAACAGCAActggaaataaaaatgtcgTGACACGTGAACATAtggataaaatgaaaaatggatGTGTTGTTTGTAACATGGGACATAGTAATACAGAAATAGATAtt AATAGTTTACGAACACCAGATTTAACATGGGAAAAAGTTAGATCACAAGTTGATCATGTTATATGGCCTGATGGAAAAAGAATTGTTTTATTGGCTGAAGGTAgacttgttaatttatcatgttcAAGTATTCCATCATTTGTTGTATCAATAACTGCTGCAACACAAGCACTTGCacttattgaattatttaatgcaCCATCTGGACGTTACAAGAgtgatgtttatttattgcctAAAAAAATgg atgaaTATGTTGCATCATTGCATTTGCCTACATTCGATGCTCATTTAACTGAACTCACTGATGAACAAGCTAAATACATGGGCCTCAATAAAGCTGGACCATTCAAGCCTAATTACTATCG ttACTAG
- the LOC122851737 gene encoding adenosylhomocysteinase-like 1 isoform X1, protein MADSNGPQTLSSQKESTNNVTDTPVTDPASSTKSLEASNNAFHGPRTKLESKSGALKKSTRYRSRSLSASSNDSYSSASYTGSSSEEDDVSPREKIQKTDKGFTDFCVRNINQYAFGRREIEIAEQEMPGIMALRKRAADDMPLKNAKIVGCTHINAQTAVLIETLIELGAQIRWAACNIYSTQNEVAAALAHAGYPIFAWRGETEEDFWWCIDKCIAAENWQPNMILDDGGDATHLMLKKYNTMFKMIQGIVEESVTGVHRLYQLSKAGKLTVPAMNVNDSVTKTKFDNLYSCRESIIDSLKRSTDVMFGGKQVVICGYGEVGKGCCQALKGLGCIVYITEIDPICALQASMDGFRVMKLNEVIRNVDIVVTATGNKNVVTREHMDKMKNGCVVCNMGHSNTEIDINSLRTPDLTWEKVRSQVDHVIWPDGKRIVLLAEGRLVNLSCSSIPSFVVSITAATQALALIELFNAPSGRYKSDVYLLPKKMDEYVASLHLPTFDAHLTELTDEQAKYMGLNKAGPFKPNYYRY, encoded by the exons ATGGCTGACAGCAATGGTCCACAAACATTATCATCGCAAAAAGAGTCAACAAACAATGTGACTGATACACCGGTTACTGATCCAGCATCATCAACAAAG AGCCTAGAGGCATCAAATAATGCCTTTCACGGCCCGAGAACAAAATTA gaatCGAAATCAGgagctttaaaaaaatcaactcgTTATAGAAGTCGTTCATTATCAGCAAGCAGCAATGATAGTTACAGTTCTG CATCTTATACAGGAAGCTCATCAGAAGAAGATGATGTATCACCAcgtgaaaaaatacaaaaaacagaTAAAGGATTTACTGATTTTTGTGTAAGAAATATTAATCAGTATGCATTTGGAAGAAGAGAAATTGAAATTGCTGAACAAGAAATGCCTGGTATAATGGCATTACGTAAACGAGCAGCAGATGATATg ccattgaaaaatgcaaaaatagtTGGCTGTACACATATAAATGCACAAACAGCAGTGTTAATTGAAACACTGATTGAACTTGGTGCACAAATAAGATGGGCAGcatgtaatatttattcaactcaaAATGAAGTTGCTGCTGCATTGGCACATGCTGGTTATCCAATATTTGCATGGCGTGGTGAAACTGAAGAAGATTTTTGGTGGTGTATTGATAAATGTATTGCTGCTGAAAATTGGCAACCAAATATGATacttgatgatggtggtgatgcAACTCATCTTatgcttaaaaaatataatacaatgtTTAAAATGATACAAg gtATTGTTGAAGAGAGTGTTACTGGTGTACATAGactttatcaattatcaaaagCTGGTAAATTAACTGTACCAGCAATGAATGTTAATGATTCagtaacaaaaacaaaatttgataatttatatagttGTCGTGAAAGTATTATTGATAGTTTAAAAAGATCAACAGATGTTATGTTTGGTGGTAAACAAGTTGTTATTTGTGGATATGGTGAAGTTGGTAAAGGATGTTGTCAAGCACTTAAAGGACTTGGTTGTATTGTATACATAACTGAAATTGATCCAATATGTGCACTTCAAGCAag tatgGATGGTTTTCGTGTAATGAAACTCAATGAAGTTATACGAAATGTTGATATTGTTGTAACAGCAActggaaataaaaatgtcgTGACACGTGAACATAtggataaaatgaaaaatggatGTGTTGTTTGTAACATGGGACATAGTAATACAGAAATAGATAtt AATAGTTTACGAACACCAGATTTAACATGGGAAAAAGTTAGATCACAAGTTGATCATGTTATATGGCCTGATGGAAAAAGAATTGTTTTATTGGCTGAAGGTAgacttgttaatttatcatgttcAAGTATTCCATCATTTGTTGTATCAATAACTGCTGCAACACAAGCACTTGCacttattgaattatttaatgcaCCATCTGGACGTTACAAGAgtgatgtttatttattgcctAAAAAAATgg atgaaTATGTTGCATCATTGCATTTGCCTACATTCGATGCTCATTTAACTGAACTCACTGATGAACAAGCTAAATACATGGGCCTCAATAAAGCTGGACCATTCAAGCCTAATTACTATCG ttACTAG
- the LOC122851737 gene encoding adenosylhomocysteinase-like 1 isoform X2, giving the protein MADSNGPQTLSSQKESTNNVTDTPVTDPASSTKSLEASNNAFHGPRTKLESKSGALKKSTRYRSRSLSASSNDSYSSGSSSEEDDVSPREKIQKTDKGFTDFCVRNINQYAFGRREIEIAEQEMPGIMALRKRAADDMPLKNAKIVGCTHINAQTAVLIETLIELGAQIRWAACNIYSTQNEVAAALAHAGYPIFAWRGETEEDFWWCIDKCIAAENWQPNMILDDGGDATHLMLKKYNTMFKMIQGIVEESVTGVHRLYQLSKAGKLTVPAMNVNDSVTKTKFDNLYSCRESIIDSLKRSTDVMFGGKQVVICGYGEVGKGCCQALKGLGCIVYITEIDPICALQASMDGFRVMKLNEVIRNVDIVVTATGNKNVVTREHMDKMKNGCVVCNMGHSNTEIDINSLRTPDLTWEKVRSQVDHVIWPDGKRIVLLAEGRLVNLSCSSIPSFVVSITAATQALALIELFNAPSGRYKSDVYLLPKKMDEYVASLHLPTFDAHLTELTDEQAKYMGLNKAGPFKPNYYRY; this is encoded by the exons ATGGCTGACAGCAATGGTCCACAAACATTATCATCGCAAAAAGAGTCAACAAACAATGTGACTGATACACCGGTTACTGATCCAGCATCATCAACAAAG AGCCTAGAGGCATCAAATAATGCCTTTCACGGCCCGAGAACAAAATTA gaatCGAAATCAGgagctttaaaaaaatcaactcgTTATAGAAGTCGTTCATTATCAGCAAGCAGCAATGATAGTTACAGTTCTG GAAGCTCATCAGAAGAAGATGATGTATCACCAcgtgaaaaaatacaaaaaacagaTAAAGGATTTACTGATTTTTGTGTAAGAAATATTAATCAGTATGCATTTGGAAGAAGAGAAATTGAAATTGCTGAACAAGAAATGCCTGGTATAATGGCATTACGTAAACGAGCAGCAGATGATATg ccattgaaaaatgcaaaaatagtTGGCTGTACACATATAAATGCACAAACAGCAGTGTTAATTGAAACACTGATTGAACTTGGTGCACAAATAAGATGGGCAGcatgtaatatttattcaactcaaAATGAAGTTGCTGCTGCATTGGCACATGCTGGTTATCCAATATTTGCATGGCGTGGTGAAACTGAAGAAGATTTTTGGTGGTGTATTGATAAATGTATTGCTGCTGAAAATTGGCAACCAAATATGATacttgatgatggtggtgatgcAACTCATCTTatgcttaaaaaatataatacaatgtTTAAAATGATACAAg gtATTGTTGAAGAGAGTGTTACTGGTGTACATAGactttatcaattatcaaaagCTGGTAAATTAACTGTACCAGCAATGAATGTTAATGATTCagtaacaaaaacaaaatttgataatttatatagttGTCGTGAAAGTATTATTGATAGTTTAAAAAGATCAACAGATGTTATGTTTGGTGGTAAACAAGTTGTTATTTGTGGATATGGTGAAGTTGGTAAAGGATGTTGTCAAGCACTTAAAGGACTTGGTTGTATTGTATACATAACTGAAATTGATCCAATATGTGCACTTCAAGCAag tatgGATGGTTTTCGTGTAATGAAACTCAATGAAGTTATACGAAATGTTGATATTGTTGTAACAGCAActggaaataaaaatgtcgTGACACGTGAACATAtggataaaatgaaaaatggatGTGTTGTTTGTAACATGGGACATAGTAATACAGAAATAGATAtt AATAGTTTACGAACACCAGATTTAACATGGGAAAAAGTTAGATCACAAGTTGATCATGTTATATGGCCTGATGGAAAAAGAATTGTTTTATTGGCTGAAGGTAgacttgttaatttatcatgttcAAGTATTCCATCATTTGTTGTATCAATAACTGCTGCAACACAAGCACTTGCacttattgaattatttaatgcaCCATCTGGACGTTACAAGAgtgatgtttatttattgcctAAAAAAATgg atgaaTATGTTGCATCATTGCATTTGCCTACATTCGATGCTCATTTAACTGAACTCACTGATGAACAAGCTAAATACATGGGCCTCAATAAAGCTGGACCATTCAAGCCTAATTACTATCG ttACTAG
- the LOC122851737 gene encoding adenosylhomocysteinase-like 1 isoform X4 — protein MADSNGPQTLSSQKESTNNVTDTPVTDPASSTKESKSGALKKSTRYRSRSLSASSNDSYSSGSSSEEDDVSPREKIQKTDKGFTDFCVRNINQYAFGRREIEIAEQEMPGIMALRKRAADDMPLKNAKIVGCTHINAQTAVLIETLIELGAQIRWAACNIYSTQNEVAAALAHAGYPIFAWRGETEEDFWWCIDKCIAAENWQPNMILDDGGDATHLMLKKYNTMFKMIQGIVEESVTGVHRLYQLSKAGKLTVPAMNVNDSVTKTKFDNLYSCRESIIDSLKRSTDVMFGGKQVVICGYGEVGKGCCQALKGLGCIVYITEIDPICALQASMDGFRVMKLNEVIRNVDIVVTATGNKNVVTREHMDKMKNGCVVCNMGHSNTEIDINSLRTPDLTWEKVRSQVDHVIWPDGKRIVLLAEGRLVNLSCSSIPSFVVSITAATQALALIELFNAPSGRYKSDVYLLPKKMDEYVASLHLPTFDAHLTELTDEQAKYMGLNKAGPFKPNYYRY, from the exons ATGGCTGACAGCAATGGTCCACAAACATTATCATCGCAAAAAGAGTCAACAAACAATGTGACTGATACACCGGTTACTGATCCAGCATCATCAACAAAG gaatCGAAATCAGgagctttaaaaaaatcaactcgTTATAGAAGTCGTTCATTATCAGCAAGCAGCAATGATAGTTACAGTTCTG GAAGCTCATCAGAAGAAGATGATGTATCACCAcgtgaaaaaatacaaaaaacagaTAAAGGATTTACTGATTTTTGTGTAAGAAATATTAATCAGTATGCATTTGGAAGAAGAGAAATTGAAATTGCTGAACAAGAAATGCCTGGTATAATGGCATTACGTAAACGAGCAGCAGATGATATg ccattgaaaaatgcaaaaatagtTGGCTGTACACATATAAATGCACAAACAGCAGTGTTAATTGAAACACTGATTGAACTTGGTGCACAAATAAGATGGGCAGcatgtaatatttattcaactcaaAATGAAGTTGCTGCTGCATTGGCACATGCTGGTTATCCAATATTTGCATGGCGTGGTGAAACTGAAGAAGATTTTTGGTGGTGTATTGATAAATGTATTGCTGCTGAAAATTGGCAACCAAATATGATacttgatgatggtggtgatgcAACTCATCTTatgcttaaaaaatataatacaatgtTTAAAATGATACAAg gtATTGTTGAAGAGAGTGTTACTGGTGTACATAGactttatcaattatcaaaagCTGGTAAATTAACTGTACCAGCAATGAATGTTAATGATTCagtaacaaaaacaaaatttgataatttatatagttGTCGTGAAAGTATTATTGATAGTTTAAAAAGATCAACAGATGTTATGTTTGGTGGTAAACAAGTTGTTATTTGTGGATATGGTGAAGTTGGTAAAGGATGTTGTCAAGCACTTAAAGGACTTGGTTGTATTGTATACATAACTGAAATTGATCCAATATGTGCACTTCAAGCAag tatgGATGGTTTTCGTGTAATGAAACTCAATGAAGTTATACGAAATGTTGATATTGTTGTAACAGCAActggaaataaaaatgtcgTGACACGTGAACATAtggataaaatgaaaaatggatGTGTTGTTTGTAACATGGGACATAGTAATACAGAAATAGATAtt AATAGTTTACGAACACCAGATTTAACATGGGAAAAAGTTAGATCACAAGTTGATCATGTTATATGGCCTGATGGAAAAAGAATTGTTTTATTGGCTGAAGGTAgacttgttaatttatcatgttcAAGTATTCCATCATTTGTTGTATCAATAACTGCTGCAACACAAGCACTTGCacttattgaattatttaatgcaCCATCTGGACGTTACAAGAgtgatgtttatttattgcctAAAAAAATgg atgaaTATGTTGCATCATTGCATTTGCCTACATTCGATGCTCATTTAACTGAACTCACTGATGAACAAGCTAAATACATGGGCCTCAATAAAGCTGGACCATTCAAGCCTAATTACTATCG ttACTAG
- the LOC122851739 gene encoding 60S ribosomal protein L3, with the protein MSHRKFSAPRHGSMGFYPKKRSQRHRGKVKAFPVDDPSKPVHLTAFIGYKAGMTHVVREADRPGSKINKKEIVEAVTILETPPMMIVGCVGYIETPHGLRALTTVWAEHLSEDCRRRFYKNWYKSKKKAFTKASKKWQDDLGRKSIEKDLKKIVKYCKVVRVIAHTQMKLLRQRQKKANIMEIQLNGGTIADKVQWARDHLEKPIPVNNVFAQDEMIDVIGVTKGKGTKGVTSRWHTKKLPRKTHKGLRKVACIGAWHPSRVSFTVARAGQKGYHHRTEINKKIYRIGQGIHTKDGRVIKNNASTEYDLTEKTITPMGGFPHYGEVNNDFIMVKGCCMGPKKRVITLRKSLLVHTKRAALEKINLKFIDTSSKFGHGRFQTAADKSSFMGQLKKDRIAEEQKEQKEAQTTTA; encoded by the exons ATG TCTCATCGTAAATTTAGTGCCCCACGTCATGGTTCTATGGGTTTCTACCCAAAAAAAAGATCCCAACGTCATCGTGGTAAAGTAAAGGCTTTCCCAGTCGATGACCCATCAAAACCAGTTCATTTAACTGCTTTCATTGGTTACAAAGCCGGTATGACCCATGTTGTACGTGAAGCTGATCGTCCAGGTTCAA AGATCAACAAGAAGGAAATTGTTGAAGCAGTAACCATTCTTGAAACTCCACCAATGATGATCGTTGGATGTGTTGGTTACATTGAGACACCACATGGTCTTCGTGCCTTGACAACTGTCTGGGCTGAACATTTGTCAGAAGATTGTCGTAGACGCTTCTACAAAAATTG gtACAAGAGCAAGAAGAAGGCTTTTACCAAGGCATCAAAAAAATGGCAAGATGATTTGGGAcgtaaatcaattgaaaaagatcttaaaaaaattgtcaaatacTGCAAAGTTGTTCGTGTTATTGCACACACTCAG aTGAAACTTTTGAGACAACGTCAAAAGAAAGCCAACATCATGGAAATCCAATTGAACGGTGGTACCATTGCTGATAAAGTACAATGGGCACGTGATCATTTGGAAAAACCAATTCCAGTCAACAATGTCTTCGCTCAAGATGAGATGATTGATGTTATTGGTGTTACCAAGGGAAAAGGAACAAAAG GTGTTACTTCACGTTGGCACACAAAGAAACTTCCCCGTAAGACACACAAGGGTCTCAGAAAGGTTGCCTGTATTGGTGCATGGCATCCAAGCAGAGTATCATTCACTGTTGCTCGTGCTGGTCAAAAAGGTTATCATCATCGTACTgagattaacaaaaaaatctaCAGAATTGGACAAGGAATCCACACCAAAGATGGAAGg gtTATCAAAAACAATGCCTCAACTGAGTACGATTTGACTGAAAAAACCATCACACCAATGGGAGGTTTCCCCCATTATGGTGAGGTTAACAACGACTTCATCATGGTCAAGGGATGTTGCATGGGACCAAAAAAACGTGTCATTACTCTTCGcaag TCTCTTTTGGTTCACACAAAACGTGCAGCATTGGAAAAGATCAACCTCAAGTTCATCGATACCAGTTCCAAATTTGGTCATGGTCGTTTCCAAACTGCTGCCGACAAATCATCTTTCATGGGTCAACTCAAGAAAGATCGTATTGCCGAAGAGCAAAAAGAACAAAAGGAAGCACAAACAACAACTGCATAA